The following are from one region of the Populus trichocarpa isolate Nisqually-1 chromosome 8, P.trichocarpa_v4.1, whole genome shotgun sequence genome:
- the LOC127905639 gene encoding CLAVATA3/ESR (CLE)-related protein 12-like: MAIVLIKSSKKPFSFNWHSNYSAVYIYIYISNSCHIALVMENVDCIFPTLLFSCNSLKARMDLLFHTSTLPEREWKLAPHFLAPCFLFKPFFSYSSSMALKISHIPCALLCLYLLLLAFHELRNFKSKINNNKDQINNISSSSISHHPFHNRKVLVSKFDFTPFQKHRQQQHENPLPDEEVHKKAARSEIDPRYGVEKRLVPTGPNPLHH, from the exons atggcTATTG ttttaattaaatcatctaaaaaaccatttagtTTTAATTGGCACTCAAACTATTcagctgtatatatatatatatatatat CAAACAGTTGCCACATTGCTTTGGTCATGGAAAATGTGGATTGCATATTCCCCACCCTTTTATTTAGTTGCAATTCACTCAAAGCTCGTATGGATCTTCTCTTCCACACAAGCACGCTTCCAGAGAGAGAGTGGAAG CTAGCTCCTCATTTTCTTGCTCCATGCTTCCTCTTCAAACCCTTCTTCTCCTACTCTTCCTCCATGGCCTTGAAAATTTCTCACATTCCATGTGCCCTTCTTTGCCTCTACCTTCTCTTGCTAGCATTTCATGAGTTGCGTAATTTCAAGTCCaagatcaacaacaacaaagatcAAATCAACAACATAAGCAGTTCATCAATCTCTCATCACCCTTTCCACAATAGAAAAGTTCTTGTTAGCAAATTTGACTTCACCCCATTCCAAAAACATCGTCAACAACAACATGAAAACCCTTTGCCTGATGAAGAGGTGCATAAGAAAGCAGCTCGAAGTGAGATTGATCCGCGTTATGGTGTCGAAAAGCGCCTTGTCCCTACCGGTCCCAACCCGTTGCAccattga
- the LOC7487586 gene encoding uncharacterized protein LOC7487586, whose translation MSSLAAARADNFYYPPEWSPKKGGLNKFHGQHALRERARKLDQGILIIRFEMPFNIWCGGCNSMIAKGVRFNAEKKQVGNYYSTKIWSFTMKSACCKHEIVIHTDPKNCEYVIISGAQRKNEEFDVEDAETFALPADEEKGKLSDPFYRLEHQEEDLQKKKEAEPVLVRLQRVSDARHSDDYALNKALRARMRSHKKRVAEEESTSRKMGLGIRLLPATEEDAVSAAHVKFSSKFDKNRKDKRALISAASIFPGSSGSSMSNKKRLELESKRRKISAAAATNLLTGGFKPSSWSQGTVSCSKRKQNSMNARRV comes from the exons atg TCTTCTCTTGCAGCAGCTAGAGCCGATAATTTTTACTACCCGCCGGAATGGTCCCCGAAAAAG GGTGGTTTGAACAAATTCCATGGGCAACATGCATTGAGGGAGAGAGCAAGAAAATTAGACCAGGGTATTTTGATAATAAG GTTCGAAATGCCCTTCAATATATGGTGTGGTGGTTGCAATTCTATGATTGCAAAGGGTGTTCGTTTCAATGCAGAGAAAAAGCAAGTGGGAAATTATTATTCTACAAAG ATATGGAGCTTTACCATGAAATCTGCATGCTGCAAACATGAAATTGTTATCCATACAGATCCAAAAAATTGCGAGTATGTGATTATTAGTGGGGCTCAACGAAAAAATGAGGAGTTTGATGTTGAGGATGCAGAAACATTTGCACTCCCTGCAGATGAAG AGAAAGGCAAGCTTTCAGATCCATTTTACCGTCTTGAGCATCAGGAAGAGGATTtgcagaagaagaaagaagctgAGCCTGTTCTAGTCCGCCTTCAGCGAGTATCTGATGCCAGGCATTCGGATGACTATGCCCTCAACAAGGCTCTTCGTGCCCGAATGAGAAGTCATAAGAAAAGAGTTGCTGAAGAAGAGTCCACTTCCAGGAAAATGGGTCTTGGCATACGCTTGCTTCCAGCAACTGAAGAAGATGCTGTCTCTGCAGCTCATGTAAAGTTCTCTTCCAAGTTTGACAAAAATAGGAAGGATAAGCGAGCATTGATCAGTGCTGCTTCAATATTTCCTGGGTCATCTGGTTCTTCAATGTCCAATAAGAAACGTTTGGAGCTAGAATCCAAGAGAAGGAAAATTAGTGCTGCTGCGGCCACTAATTTGCTGACGGGGGGTTTCAAGCCATCATCATGGTCACAGGGTACGGTTTCTTGCAGCAAGCGCAAGCAGAATTCCATGAATGCCAGACGTGTTTAG
- the LOC7483925 gene encoding transcription factor TCP12: MFSSSSSFNPFDQYANHTMIAGTENPSSIESCSQTFLQHFPDPFLDVDDLLVGELLSQQQQEHQEEEEVLGSNTALAVEAHDPQTIPTASNEETKINNKKKRSNVDTSKQPIRQRRTGKDRHSKIHTAQGPRDRRMRLSLQISRKFFDLQDMLGFDKASKTIEWLFTKSKAGIKELTDSVPGGRRRCSICADGKSVCSTPESEVVSGIKLTPETNGDKRGTKAKNDSLVSNPKEKRSKKVHKPVFNLVDRDSREKARARARERTRERMKNQGIDTSSDRSSQANPNKLEKFESSGPLEYGENLAPVNQEMSSPLKVGDVKESSNHDLLPHQMDYVSITGNFFWITNSPRSSSIFDFSESVALPGGTNCKDEFPGFPFNSNMTNDRIQYKYNALTNMKLPPLNAHEESPNSIFVNMPNPNDQNSISILMTTTTNGNANQSSNSFFAEDNFDCLY; this comes from the coding sequence ATGTTTTCTTCAAGTAGCAGTTTCAATCCTTTTGATCAATACGCTAACCATACCATGATTGCAGGCACAGAAAACCCTAGCTCGATAGAATCTTGTTCTCAAACATTCTTGCAGCACTTCCCCGATCCCTTTCTTGATGTTGATGATTTGCTGGTAGGTGAACTCTTATCACAACAGCAGCAGGAGCatcaggaggaggaggaagttTTGGGATCTAATACTGCGTTAGCAGTTGAGGCTCATGATCCGCAGACTATCCCTACAGCATCAAACGaggaaacaaaaatcaacaataaaaagaagagaagtaaTGTTGATACTTCAAAGCAGCCAATTCGTCAAAGGCGAACCGGGAAGGACAGGCACAGCAAGATCCATACTGCTCAAGGGCCTAGAGATCGAAGGATGAGGTTATCCCTTCAAATTTCCAGAAAGTTCTTTGATCTCCAAGACATGCTCGGCTTCGATAAAGCAAGCAAAACTATCGAGTGGCTCTTTACAAAATCGAAGGCCGGGATCAAGGAGCTCACAGATAGTGTTCCAGGAGGGAGAAGAAGATGTAGCATTTGTGCTGACGGCAAGAGTGTTTGTTCCACTCCAGAGAGTGAGGTTGTTTCAGGCATCAAGCTGACACCTGAGACTAACGGGGACAAGAGAGGGACGAAGGCAAAGAATGACTCATTAGTGAGCAATCCTAAAGAGAAAAGGAGCAAGAAAGTGCACAAACCAGTCTTTAATCTTGTTGACAGAGATTCTAGGGAGAAGGCGAGAGCAAGGGCGAGGGAGAGGACAAGAGAGAGAATGAAGAACCAAGGCATAGACACGTCAAGTGATCGGTCTTCTCAGGCAAACCCTAACAAATTGGAAAAGTTTGAGTCTTCTGGCCCCCTTGAATATGGTGAAAATTTGGCTCCTGTAAACCAAGAAATGAGTTCTCCATTGAAGGTTGGTGATGTAAAAGAATCCAGCAATCATGACTTGCTACCACATCAAATGGATTATGTCAGCATCACTGGGAATTTCTTTTGGATCACAAATTCACCAAGATCGTCTTCGATTTTCGATTTCTCCGAGAGCGTTGCGCTTCCAGGTGGGACAAACTGCAAGGATGAGTTTCCAGGGTTTCCTTTCAATTCTAACATGACAAATGATAGAATCCAGTATAAATATAATGCACTGACGAACATGAAGCTACCACCATTAAACGCCCATGAAGAAAGCCCTAATTCAATTTTCGTGAACATGCCAAATCCCAATGATCAAAACTCCATTTCAATTCTCATGACCACCACCACAAATGGCAATGCAAACCAGTCCTCAAATTCCTTTTTTGCCGAAGACAACTTTGACTGCTTATATTGA